Below is a genomic region from Paenibacillus pabuli.
TCGCTCATTCGGGTGTCCCTTTTCCTTGTACTCCGCTACGATCCGCTCCACCATCCCGCCAATCTGATCACCTGGAATCCCCTCGGCTACTGGCTGGGCAGGGTGAGCGTTTCGTCCGAACTTCTTGCCGCCAAGGAACAGGTCGTATCCGCCTTTGCGGTAGACAATTCCGATGTCCTCCAATACAGCACCATAACATGCCATGCCGCAGCCATTCAGAGCCACGCTGGTCTCTTTCGGCGCACTAAGTCCGCCTATAACAGCCTGCAGATGATTGGCCATCGGAACAGCATCATCCTTCTCCATGTCGCAGAAGTCACAGGCCTTCACCTTGATGACGTCACCGATCGGCACCACGATGAAATTCGCTGCACGCAGTTCTTCTACCAGCTGAGCCGGTTCAAAGGTCGGTACCCGCAAAATAATCTGATGCTCCGGCGTGTATTCCAGCTCGCCTTCTTCACTCGCGCATTGCGCCAGAAGCGCCATCTGGGCTGCAGTAAACTTCTTGTTGCCGACGCCAGGCGACACGCCAATCTCGAACAGCGGCGCCTTGCGTCCCGGCTCAGGTGCGGTCCGCACAGCAGCATCGGCTGCAGCCTGCGGCGTCCCGGCTGGCACGCCTGGCACCGCCGCATCCAGCCAGCGACTGGCCGCTTCGCCGGCGAGTTTGCCGCCTGCCGCAAGCCGCGTCAGCGCCTCGGCAGCCAGCTCGGCCGCACCAGTACCCGGCTGTGCCTCGGCTGTACGCGCCGCGGTATTCACCGCCGCAGGGCGCTCAGCGGAAAGCACTGCGGTGCTACCGCCACCTGCCGGGCTTCCCGATGGCTGAGCAGCAGGCATACCAGCGCCGTGCTGCCCTTGCGGCCCCGTGCCCGCGCTGGTGCTCGCGCCGCGCAGGGCTGGCTCCGCAGCTGGCTGCGCGGTCTGCGCGTCGCGGACCGTGTCTGCTGCATCGGCTGAAGCGGCAGAACGGGCCTCCATGGCGCCGAGCGACCAAGGCTCGGCCTCCGTGCGAAGCCGCTCATGCGGTCTGAGCGACTGTTCCGCGGTATTCAGCGTGTATTTCCGCTGATATCCGCGCGGTGTGACCATGAGTCCTTCATACATCATGGTCGAGGAGTTACCTATGATGACGGTCGTCAGCATGCCGATATCATGATTCAACATATCTTCCAGCGTGGTCATCACGACATCCTGACGTTCACGATAGGCACTTTTTACAAGTCCCACCGGCGTCTGGGGACTGCGATATCGCAGCAGCATCTCCTGAGTCTCCACGATCTGCCGCGTCCGGCGTCCACTACGAGGGTTGTACAGAGCAATGACAAAATCAGCCGCTGCTGCTGCTTCCACTCGGCGAATGATTGTCTCCCAAGGCGTAAGGTGGTCACTCAGACTGATCGTACATGCATCATGCATCACAGGCGCACCCAGCAAGGAAGCGCAGGATTGAATGGCAGATACACCCGGAATAACCTCTACGCCGACGCCGCTTTCCGGCTTCCAGCCCTGCTCCATCAGTACCTCATACACCAGTCCTGCCATGCCGTATACACCTGCATCTCCACTGGAGATTACCGCAACAATTTTGCCCATCTCCGCCTGTCTGACCGCTTCCTGTGCCCGGCTTACTTCCTCGGTCATGCCTGTCCGCACAATCTCCTGTCCGTCCAGGAGTGGACGAATCAGGTCAACGTAGGTGTTATAACCAATAATGACCTCGCTCTCCCGAAGTGCCTCCAATGCCCGTGTGGTGATATGCTCCATGGCTCCCGGGCCAAAGCCGATAATCAGCAGCTTTCCTTGACTCTGCATTGCTTCTCCTCCTCCATCTCCCTGCTCACCCTTAGCACGTCAGTAACATCTATATCACGCTTCTACAGCTATGGTTTGTGGTTGATCGTTTGATCATTGGCGCCACGCCGTTCGACCTTCTTATCCCTTGTAATCTAAAACAGTGAAGAAGGACGGCTTGACCGACCTTCTTCTTCGCGGCATGTTCGATCCATTCCGATTCCAGATTGATTCCCTGAAAATAAACAAAAAAATCCCATCCTTATAACGGATGGGATACGTATGTACGTACACTCAAGAAGACAGTCCACGGCCCTATAGTGGATAGACCTGTGGCTGCATGGCCGCAAAGGGCCTGCCAGGCGAACCGATGGTTCGCCCGTTTCCTGATTCTTCGTACACCACTCCTTTCCGCGAAGGGTTCGGTGACACATGCAAGGTAGGTCTCCTGGCTCTGGATCATCAGCTTCCTTTTCTGTCTTCCCCGGATGGTCGAGTGACATGGATGAAAAGGGCTTCCCCATTACAGTGGCGGGACCGCTCGGGACTTGCACCCGATTCCCTGTTACCTCTTGCTCACGCAAGAGCACCTTGCTTGTTTTCATGAATGATATTGGTTTCATCATAACACCGCTCAGGAAAAAAAGTCCATGCTTATGATGCTTGTCCAATATTCTATTTTCAGACAAAACAAAAAAATTCTGATCCAGAACGGATCAGAACTTGAATGACGATATTCATATGCGAAACTCTCATAACGACTTACCGGATACTTTATAAGGCATATGTCCAGATCTGCGTGTCAGGATTTATTGGCATGTGCTGCAGCAATATATCGTCCCAGTTCAACGATGAGCGCTCCCATCTTTTCTTCCTCCGGAACAACCCGTGCTTCAATACCTTCTTCAAGCATGGCGTTCGCAGTCACCTTGCCTACAGATGCAGGAATTACAGCTTCCCGGAAAGCCTGCTGCATCTGTTCCAGCTTGCCTTGGGAAGCTGCATATGCTGACAAAAACCGTACTTGGGGGCCGCTGGTGAATGCTACAGCGTCGACCTCATGCTGCACGATTTCATTCAAAAGCAATTCGAGTTCGGCCTCTTCTGGCGGCACATGACGATAAGGCAAAACCTGTCTTACCTGTGCACCCTGTTCCTCCAGCCAGTTGACCAGCTTCGGTGCAGTCTCCCCGTGAAGCTGGAGCATGACTTTTTTGCCTGCCAGATCATGTGGGGCGAACTCCCGGATCAGCCCATCCGTACTGCCATCATCATCCCGGACCAGCGGTGCGAGCTTGCGCTTACGAAGTGCATTCACCGTTTTGTATCCTCTTGCCGCAATCGAGGCTTCCGACAGGACATCCAGCAGTTGACCGGCAATGTCCATATCCTCTGCCATTTCAAATATGGCATCGAGCCCCATCCCTGTAGTTAACACCGCCCAGTCGGGTGGATCAGAGATTAAAGAGACAAGACCATCGCGTATGCTCCGATCATCCAGGAATACCGTTCCCTGTGCTGGCCGCACGAGTGGAATACCACCCATTTTCTCAACCAACAAGGCCATTTCCTTGGATTTACGTGGTCCTGTCAGCGCTACACGTACACCTGCCAAATATTGAGCCATTCATGTTTCCCCCCAGTTCGTTCGTCCGAACGTCATTCGTTTGACTACAGTATACAGGGTAGTCTCATGGAGGGAAACCTCGTTTCACGTCATTTGGCCTGTTCTTCTATAACGATTTTTTATGATTGGCATTAGGAAGGCTGAAGCTCGCCCCCCTGCATGTCATCATGTCCTGTCTCGTCTTCCTGATCCGAACCGTGTCTTTTTTCCCCCTGTTCATCCTGTTTTTTGCTTGTATCGCGATGCTTCTCTCCTTCGCGTGAGGAGTCCCTTTCCTTTTTACGTGGCCGAAGAAACACGAAAAGAATGATGGGAAAGAGCACTTCGAATAGAATGGCAATCCATGTCCACTCCCGCGTGAAGCGGAACAGCTGAATTGCATTCTTAAAAAACCAAAATGCACATACGAATCCAACAAGCGCAACTGGACCGGTCATGAGCTTCCCGGATACTTTGGGAATCATTCGCTTCAGTCCCCAGCATATAAAATACAGGTCAAATGCAATTTTTGTAATCATGGTAGGCAGGGTGGCCGCAGCCAGTGCCAGGTCGAACCGGTCCAGAAAGTCACTTACTTGCAGTTGTCTGGCAAGTTCATACGAAGGATATACCAGCCTTGATGCGATCGGCACACCAATGGAGGTAATGGTCTCGATCATAATCAGCATCATCAGCAAGGCAGCAATCGTTATTCCCCAAGTCACGGATTTGAACCGAAAGTCGCTTCCCTTGATGACAAAAGGCAATGCAACCATCTCACCAAAGAAAGAGAAGATATACCAGCTTCCTTTGCCGACACCTGCTGCATCAACATCAAAGTACGGCATCAGATTTTCCAGGTTCACTTGCTGAATCAACATGAACGGGACGACAACCGAGTTTAACAAGAACAGGGTGATGTAAAGCTCTGACATCCCGATTAAAGAACCCAGCCCTCCCCTTACGATAAACACAGCCATGACCAAGAGAGACAACACAACGATGGATATGGGCGTCGTCTCGAGCAAAGTAATACTTACGTAGTCACCGATCAGCCGGATGTCACGGGCAAACACAATAAGAAAAAACAAGATGTACATTAAGCCCGTCACCCGTCCCAAAAAGGGAAATCTTTCGACCAAAGACTCGAACAAGTCCTGATCGGGGAACCTCCCCTGGACACGATTTAACATCCACATGGATGCAAGCATGACCAGAAACACAGGGATATAGGATAGATAGGCATGCTGTTCGGCATAGAAAATGGCCTGAGCATGAGGTTGAATCAACGTACCCGTTATACTCAGCAGCAAGACCAGCAGCGTAAGCTGCCGGTTAGTCACCCTCTGATTCATCAAATACCTCCTTTCTATCTGCTCATCCGAATCGGAAGATATGTCGATACATCTATGGGAGGGGCAAGTACCGTTGAATCCAATGGGTCAGCCAAACCGTGATAAAGAAGGTTTTGTTCAGATGGGTAACATATAACCAAATCCCGATGCTGCATGCAATCACCCCATAGGATAACCAACGGTTAATCGCTGCTGCCTGCCTCAAGTGCTTCAAGTCCATGATGACGACAGCGATGACCATGGCCAGATACGTAAACAACAATGGCTTAATCATGGACGATCTCCTCCTCGGTCAATCCAATCGGTTTATTGGTGATGCCTACATTCTCAATGATGATATGAGGCTCTACCACGACCTCCATGTTCGGATAGATATCATACCAACGGTCCTTGATTTTATCCCATTCTTTCGGCATTTGCTGATGTATGGAACGGCCCAACCCCAGAATATCGGCATTATACTTTCGCTGGAGCAGCCTTACGCCTTCCTCAATATCATCTTTAACTTTTTTGTGGATCGCTTCGTTCAGACTCACAATTTCCCGTTCACGCAGGTCGCCATAATCCGATTCGTTATCTACCAAGATCCCCTTGGCGTACAATTGAATGGTCACGCTTACTTTGTCATCGCGGATATGCGGTTGAAACGACGAATTGTTTTCGTTGAGCTTGATGAACAGGCTCCCTTCGCCCTTCGGAGCCTTGAGCAGCACTTCCGGGGTATTTGCTTCACCCATAGCCAAAATAAGTGCATCCGCGGGTGCCTTTTCAATCATGCCTACAAGCTTGTCTTTTTTGAAAATGGCCAATCCATCCAACTTGATGTTGGTTTTGACATCCTTCCAATCCTTCGGAACGTTTTCCGTAATGGAAGCGATCGGGAGAAAAGGATCTATCCCATCCGAAAGGATGGAATCGATAAAGAGTTTAAGCGAGCGCGGATTACGCATGTTCAGGAAACACAATTCCCTTACCATTTCCGAGGGGAATTTTTCAATCGGTGCGTCCGCGTCGAGAACCTTAAACGCTTCACCCTTGGTGACTACAGGCATCGCAGACAGACGATTCAGTGGGTATCTGGTTAACAAGTCCAGCATGGGGGCAACCCCTTCCCTCGCCAAATCCTCTCCGATCAGCAGCGTACGCCGATGTGCATAATAAAGCCGCCGGGACAGAGCTTTTTGCCCTTCAAGCGAGGTACCGCGAAAGGTTTTGGCTGTCGTGGACAGCATGAACCAGGATTTATCCCCGCTTGTGCCTCCTCCGCCTCCTTCACTTCCAGCGGCACCAGACTGACCAGGCAGAGCAATTTGCAGACTTGTTCTGTAATCCTGCTTCTCCTTGTCGATGGCAATGCCAATTACAAATGCAATATCATTAATTTCTTCACGATCCCAACAGCCAGACAACAAAAGGGTACACAGGAACAGCAGCACTATTGTGCGATACTTATGCATGAAATGCATGAGCTTACCACCCCTCTTCGGCTTCTGGCGAACCGTTGATTTTGGCATTCATACGCTTCTGATCCCGATGCACTGTGGAAGGACGACGGATCATTTTCCACCATGGTGCACGAATCACAATATCCTTGGTATCTGTCTTGTTGTATGGACTCAGCCCCGACAGATACGGCACACCAAAGGAAGTCATCTGCGTCAGATGGACCGAGATCAGTACCAGTCCGATTACAATGCCGTACAATCCGAGCGCGCCGGCGAGAAGCATGATCGGAAACCGCAGCAAACGAACCGTAATGGCAAAGTTAAAGCGCGGGATGGTAAATGACGCAATACCCGTCATCGATACGATAATAACCATCGGCGCAGATACAATTCCGGCCTGAACCGCTGCTTGTCCGATCACGAGCGCCCCGAGAATACTAACGGCCTGGCCCACCGTTTTTGGCAACCTAACCCCGGCTTCACGCAAGGCCTCAAATGACAATTCCATAATAAGAGCTTCCACCACCGCCGGAAACGGGATGGCCTCCCTTGCCCCGGCGATACTCAGAATCAGCGTGGTTGGCAGCATGTCCTGATGGAAAGTTGTAATAGCGATATACAGTGCTGGCAGAAACAGTGCGATAGCTACAAACAGAAACCGGATCCAGCGCACCAGATTGCTGATAAAGAACCGTTCATAATAATCCTCACTGGCCTGCAGCATCTGCCACATGGTAACCGGACCAATTAGGGCAAACGGGCTGCCATCCACAAGAATGGCAAAGCGGCCTTCCAGCAGATTACCAACCGTCGTATCCGGACGTTCCGTATAATGCATCTGGGGGAACGGGGAATACGGATGATCTTCAATTAATTCCTCGATATATCCCGTTTCGAGAACACCATCGATTTTGATCTTGTTCAGGCGGTTTTTGACATCCTTGATCAACTTGGGATCCGCAATATCATCCAAATACGTCAGCACGACATTGGTTTTGGTCTCTGTTCCGATGGTCATGCTCAACATTTTGAGCGAAGAGGTTTTTAACTTAAAACGAATCAGTGCCGTGTTTACACGCAATGTCTCCGTAAACCCTTCACGGGGACCTCGGATAACGGATTCCGTTTGCGGCTCCTCTACTCCCCGGCGGACACCGCCTTTGACATTAAAGAGCCAGGCATCCCGGCTTCCATTAATCAGCAGCAGTGCCGAGGATTCCAGTACACCATCTGCCGCTGCAGCCCAGGAGTCAACCTTTTTCACTTGAGTAAGCGCAATTCGGGTATCATCAATCGGGACATCAGGTTCATCAGTACGCTGCTCGATCAGCCCTCGAATCAGTGGACGCAGCATATGGTCCTGAATATCCGCCGAATTCACAATCCCTTCGATATATACGAGAAGTCCTTGAACTTCAGGTGAAATCATGACATTGCGGAAAACCACATCCGAACTATCCGAGAAGATGT
It encodes:
- the cobJ gene encoding precorrin-3B C(17)-methyltransferase, with protein sequence MQSQGKLLIIGFGPGAMEHITTRALEALRESEVIIGYNTYVDLIRPLLDGQEIVRTGMTEEVSRAQEAVRQAEMGKIVAVISSGDAGVYGMAGLVYEVLMEQGWKPESGVGVEVIPGVSAIQSCASLLGAPVMHDACTISLSDHLTPWETIIRRVEAAAAADFVIALYNPRSGRRTRQIVETQEMLLRYRSPQTPVGLVKSAYRERQDVVMTTLEDMLNHDIGMLTTVIIGNSSTMMYEGLMVTPRGYQRKYTLNTAEQSLRPHERLRTEAEPWSLGAMEARSAASADAADTVRDAQTAQPAAEPALRGASTSAGTGPQGQHGAGMPAAQPSGSPAGGGSTAVLSAERPAAVNTAARTAEAQPGTGAAELAAEALTRLAAGGKLAGEAASRWLDAAVPGVPAGTPQAAADAAVRTAPEPGRKAPLFEIGVSPGVGNKKFTAAQMALLAQCASEEGELEYTPEHQIILRVPTFEPAQLVEELRAANFIVVPIGDVIKVKACDFCDMEKDDAVPMANHLQAVIGGLSAPKETSVALNGCGMACYGAVLEDIGIVYRKGGYDLFLGGKKFGRNAHPAQPVAEGIPGDQIGGMVERIVAEYKEKGHPNERFHKFFKRVGVIQGFRHVDAPVTVEVNPVCGD
- a CDS encoding Ger(x)C family spore germination protein; translation: MHFMHKYRTIVLLFLCTLLLSGCWDREEINDIAFVIGIAIDKEKQDYRTSLQIALPGQSGAAGSEGGGGGTSGDKSWFMLSTTAKTFRGTSLEGQKALSRRLYYAHRRTLLIGEDLAREGVAPMLDLLTRYPLNRLSAMPVVTKGEAFKVLDADAPIEKFPSEMVRELCFLNMRNPRSLKLFIDSILSDGIDPFLPIASITENVPKDWKDVKTNIKLDGLAIFKKDKLVGMIEKAPADALILAMGEANTPEVLLKAPKGEGSLFIKLNENNSSFQPHIRDDKVSVTIQLYAKGILVDNESDYGDLREREIVSLNEAIHKKVKDDIEEGVRLLQRKYNADILGLGRSIHQQMPKEWDKIKDRWYDIYPNMEVVVEPHIIIENVGITNKPIGLTEEEIVHD
- a CDS encoding spore germination protein, with the translated sequence MADRKTGKEATPNSTEKKHVPLGLPSPPILKQPIGLTHESHMLALEDIFSDSSDVVFRNVMISPEVQGLLVYIEGIVNSADIQDHMLRPLIRGLIEQRTDEPDVPIDDTRIALTQVKKVDSWAAAADGVLESSALLLINGSRDAWLFNVKGGVRRGVEEPQTESVIRGPREGFTETLRVNTALIRFKLKTSSLKMLSMTIGTETKTNVVLTYLDDIADPKLIKDVKNRLNKIKIDGVLETGYIEELIEDHPYSPFPQMHYTERPDTTVGNLLEGRFAILVDGSPFALIGPVTMWQMLQASEDYYERFFISNLVRWIRFLFVAIALFLPALYIAITTFHQDMLPTTLILSIAGAREAIPFPAVVEALIMELSFEALREAGVRLPKTVGQAVSILGALVIGQAAVQAGIVSAPMVIIVSMTGIASFTIPRFNFAITVRLLRFPIMLLAGALGLYGIVIGLVLISVHLTQMTSFGVPYLSGLSPYNKTDTKDIVIRAPWWKMIRRPSTVHRDQKRMNAKINGSPEAEEGW
- a CDS encoding uroporphyrinogen-III synthase, translating into MAQYLAGVRVALTGPRKSKEMALLVEKMGGIPLVRPAQGTVFLDDRSIRDGLVSLISDPPDWAVLTTGMGLDAIFEMAEDMDIAGQLLDVLSEASIAARGYKTVNALRKRKLAPLVRDDDGSTDGLIREFAPHDLAGKKVMLQLHGETAPKLVNWLEEQGAQVRQVLPYRHVPPEEAELELLLNEIVQHEVDAVAFTSGPQVRFLSAYAASQGKLEQMQQAFREAVIPASVGKVTANAMLEEGIEARVVPEEEKMGALIVELGRYIAAAHANKS
- a CDS encoding GerAB/ArcD/ProY family transporter; amino-acid sequence: MNQRVTNRQLTLLVLLLSITGTLIQPHAQAIFYAEQHAYLSYIPVFLVMLASMWMLNRVQGRFPDQDLFESLVERFPFLGRVTGLMYILFFLIVFARDIRLIGDYVSITLLETTPISIVVLSLLVMAVFIVRGGLGSLIGMSELYITLFLLNSVVVPFMLIQQVNLENLMPYFDVDAAGVGKGSWYIFSFFGEMVALPFVIKGSDFRFKSVTWGITIAALLMMLIMIETITSIGVPIASRLVYPSYELARQLQVSDFLDRFDLALAAATLPTMITKIAFDLYFICWGLKRMIPKVSGKLMTGPVALVGFVCAFWFFKNAIQLFRFTREWTWIAILFEVLFPIILFVFLRPRKKERDSSREGEKHRDTSKKQDEQGEKRHGSDQEDETGHDDMQGGELQPS